A window of the Glaciimonas sp. CA11.2 genome harbors these coding sequences:
- a CDS encoding energy transducer TonB: MKPFSQNLVLYIAIAISVLVHGALLAVRFTLPASAKVRPTDPALEVILVNAKTQSAPVKAEALAQANLDGGGNADAGRAKSPLPDMLKTEDGDSLNTADHRIAALEKKQQQMLSQMQSAALFSVPETTSQDSRTDAVPTEDGNELTPDTKALRREQAEIAKSIEDYNKRPRKTVITPSTRGVRYAMYYKAFADRVERLGTLNFPRKNGRKLYGKLVVSVPIFQDGSIYTKDGGLEVERSSNVPGLDAAALKIIERAAPFNRFPHNMRSGTADEVWEVIVTLDFSREGQLETKLRSVDNH, from the coding sequence GTGAAACCATTTTCTCAAAATCTGGTTTTATATATCGCCATCGCTATTTCGGTTTTAGTGCACGGGGCGCTGCTGGCCGTTCGCTTTACGCTGCCAGCATCGGCTAAGGTCAGGCCAACTGATCCAGCACTAGAAGTGATTCTCGTGAACGCCAAAACGCAGAGTGCGCCGGTGAAAGCGGAGGCGTTGGCGCAAGCAAATCTGGATGGAGGTGGTAACGCCGACGCTGGTCGTGCCAAGTCGCCGTTACCGGATATGCTGAAAACAGAAGATGGCGACAGCCTCAACACCGCCGATCACCGGATCGCGGCGCTAGAGAAAAAGCAGCAGCAAATGTTGTCACAGATGCAGAGCGCGGCATTGTTTTCGGTTCCGGAAACGACATCTCAGGATAGCCGTACAGATGCCGTGCCGACAGAGGATGGTAATGAGCTTACGCCGGATACCAAAGCACTGCGTCGCGAACAGGCCGAAATTGCCAAGAGTATCGAAGACTATAACAAGCGGCCGCGGAAAACTGTGATAACGCCCAGTACGCGTGGCGTGCGGTACGCGATGTATTACAAAGCTTTTGCGGACAGAGTGGAGCGCTTGGGAACGTTGAATTTTCCTCGTAAAAATGGGAGAAAATTGTACGGTAAATTAGTAGTGTCGGTCCCGATCTTTCAGGACGGGAGTATTTATACAAAAGACGGCGGCCTGGAAGTGGAGAGAAGTTCGAACGTTCCTGGCCTTGATGCCGCCGCGCTGAAAATAATCGAAAGAGCAGCGCCGTTTAACCGTTTTCCGCATAATATGCGCTCTGGCACTGCGGATGAAGTGTGGGAAGTGATTGTAACCTTGGATTTTTCTCGCGAAGGTCAACTTGAGACCAAATTGCGGAGTGTTGATAATCATTAA